In Aerococcus loyolae, a genomic segment contains:
- a CDS encoding DUF1189 family protein: MRSSLKNILTSAYVYRQRRSLNTFGMVIVILALSLILTLPFALRFQGVNNEVFDQSYQELLADFPSQGVDQKLKDYTVQEGQLVPRDGAKEKEEKMDAPAISIGILPKPEELDTLFLNNPSAFIFLEDMMVYQPREGDDFSAPYNRNTQDKLSSQELLEQFYQNYQKNYRKSQKYLFVGMRHILFLLFLILYSLLAAVILNRLRLARRLDFYNLKECYGTSLLSLILPSFLASLWGYFNLNNRLMAFLVILLSLGQLIMAYYFTGFKEKNLPK; encoded by the coding sequence ATGCGCTCTTCTTTAAAAAATATTTTAACTTCTGCCTATGTTTATCGACAAAGGCGCTCACTCAACACTTTTGGGATGGTAATAGTTATTCTTGCCCTAAGTCTAATTTTAACCTTACCCTTTGCTTTACGTTTTCAGGGGGTAAATAATGAAGTTTTTGACCAATCTTACCAAGAATTATTAGCAGATTTTCCCAGTCAGGGTGTTGACCAGAAGCTAAAGGATTATACCGTTCAAGAAGGGCAATTAGTTCCCCGAGATGGGGCTAAGGAAAAGGAGGAAAAAATGGATGCGCCAGCAATAAGTATCGGGATTTTACCCAAACCGGAAGAATTAGATACTCTTTTTCTGAATAACCCCTCGGCCTTTATTTTTCTAGAAGATATGATGGTCTATCAACCTCGAGAAGGCGATGACTTTTCCGCACCTTATAATAGAAACACACAGGACAAGCTAAGTAGTCAGGAATTACTGGAGCAGTTCTATCAAAACTATCAGAAAAACTATCGTAAGAGCCAGAAATACTTATTCGTCGGCATGCGTCATATTCTCTTTTTACTTTTTCTTATCCTATATAGTCTATTAGCTGCTGTGATCCTCAACCGCTTGCGACTAGCCCGGCGCTTAGATTTCTATAATCTGAAGGAGTGCTATGGGACAAGTCTACTTTCCTTGATTTTACCCAGCTTCCTTGCAAGTTTATGGGGTTACTTTAATCTAAATAACCGCTTGATGGCGTTTCTAGTCATCCTATTAAGCCTCGGGCAGCTCATTATGGCTTATTATTTCACTGGCTTTAAGGAAAAAAACTTACCTAAATAG